The following proteins come from a genomic window of Daphnia carinata strain CSIRO-1 chromosome 6, CSIRO_AGI_Dcar_HiC_V3, whole genome shotgun sequence:
- the LOC130689542 gene encoding adenosine receptor A2b-like: MDPAGHTMSDHHSSLNITCIDCIGQKSIAFSQETTRPIQFDHPLIASPVLFILRCLAIALGLPIHLLVAVVILRTRQLYNPRNAFWLGSIACHCASLIMGAYEYWAVVALTRPTGWVCRIYSLLVGYPYTILLVSLLLATADRWFAISSPIKHRRYVTVSAVAVCLVTAWILVFFFITSPYWLGKIKLLACSVNADIIKWVTLTHFIIIIFIIMAQVAVFVRTRHCLRFKAHHPSMKQPPVDFLYSSITSSTSTTLKREEYFVHLPNKTICRLELEASVTLFCGVATLCVCALPLALVFVTLIVCKIGIDRLQCNEATIVALIPYARELLLLHSVGSPVLYILRSREFSKAFRRTLPRCFFFLRDQRRRERCASPMELRQF, from the coding sequence ATGGACCCTGCAGGACACACCATGTCCGACCATCACTCTTCGTTGAACATCACTTGCATTGATTGCATCGGACAGAAATCCATTGCATTTAGTCAAGAGACGACTCGTCCCATCCAGTTCGACCATCCGTTAATAGCTTCCCCAGTGCTATTCATCTTGCGCTGTTTAGCAATCGCATTAGGATTGCCGATCCATTTGTTAGTGGCCGTTGTCATTTTACGAACTCGACAACTTTACAATCCACGAAACGCGTTTTGGTTGGGCAGCATAGCGTGCCATTGTGCCAGTTTAATAATGGGCGCTTACGAATATTGGGCAGTGGTTGCGTTAACACGACCCACTGGATGGGTATGTCGGATATACAGCCTACTCGTTGGCTATCCATACACCATTTTATTAGTGAGCCTTTTATTGGCTACGGCTGACCGTTGGTTTGCCATTAGCAGCCCCATCAAACACCGGCGGTACGTTACTGTGTCTGCCGTGGCCGTTTGTCTCGTCACGGCTTGGatcctcgttttcttcttcatcaccAGCCCCTATTGgttaggaaaaataaaactgttgGCCTGTTCTGTCAATGCAGATATCATCAAATGGGTGACACTTACCCATTTCATCataatcatttttattattatggcTCAAGTGGCTGTTTTTGTCCGTACTCGTCACTGCTTGCGATTCAAAGCGCATCACCCATCGATGAAACAACCACCAGTTGATTTCTTGTACTCGTCCATTACTTCTTCGACATCGACGACGCTCAAACGGGAAGAATATTTCGTACATTTGCCAAACAAGACGATATGCCGTCTGGAATTGGAAGCTTCGGTGACTCTGTTTTGCGGTGTGGCTACACTCTGTGTCTGCGCCCTTCCGTTGGCCTTGGTCTTTGTCACTTTGATTGTCTGTAAAATCGGAATCGATCGACTGCAATGCAACGAAGCAACAATTGTGGCTTTAATCCCGTACGCCAGAGAACTGCTTCTATTGCATTCGGTGGGCAGTCCTGTACTGTACATTCTCAGAAGTCGTGAATTTTCAAAGGCTTTTCGACGTACGCTTCCacgatgtttcttttttcttcgagaCCAAAGACGGAGGGAGCGATGTGCAAGTCCCATGGAGCTAAGGCAATTTTAA
- the LOC130690432 gene encoding adenosine 5'-monophosphoramidase HINT1-like: MEEVERAKEAAAQPPPATTIFGKIIDGSIPAKIIYRDDKCLAFHDVNPQAPVHFLVIPIKPITMLETAEAVDQELLGHLMLVAKKVAADLNLQRGYRLVINNGEEGCQSVFHLHIHVLGGRQLGWPPG, from the exons ATGGAAGAAGTTGAACGCGCGAAAGAGGCGGCCGCCCAGCCACCTCCTGCCACAaccatttttggcaaaattatCGATGGCTCCATCCCGGCTAAAATCATTTATCGCGACGATAAATGTTTAGCTTTTCACGACGTCAATCCTCAAGCTCCAGTCCATTTCCTCGTCATCCCCATCAAGCCCATCACCATGCTGGAAACAGCAGAGGCTGTCGACCAAGAG CTTCTAGGACATCTGATGCTAGTTGCCAAGAAAGTGGCTGCGGATTTGAACCTGCAAAGAGGATACAGGCTgg TGATCAACAATGGAGAAGAAGGCTGCCAGTCTGTTTTCCATCTTCACATTCACGTACTGGGAGGTAGGCAGTTGGGATGGCCTCCTGGCTAA
- the LOC130690390 gene encoding uncharacterized protein LOC130690390 encodes MKCAVVLFYVYSHLIGVSSTPVPSETKNNVINSNNSVSNNNNSALITDNLSSLHRSQQQQSEQDNSEWEVLYDKEIGTWCQPSDDDVQTVGQPITYSPLELVNRELQRMSPVVNTGPAAPIPDASVLTRWVDAALRIVRGQTLQFNCNSTDAMCSRPTEDQHEEKEEEQQSTIANSRPVASNMNLYVATVDKQQQKWNHKLDAVLPDGALTKTGAHDAWIVLDPTPHLAFGHTLYVFVVDYNTSDVNCIAAGGIPLDGDECMNRIFKNRCANRMMVRRATNAAAPTTNWRHPHRCDVDFLPLVHLQNKAPLQSEQRLVCTNQVKGLAPCPQLRSWNETSELICDPLSTNHKRCDSTQDVVKTRCRLFETCDQAVLLSGGWNWQWSGERELGRLMSVYRMLRHNGFDKQSVKIFFANGARAKKGASGAEQQPSKAADPIASDPFSFFSPKVLPNQKTADVKPVNPHRHHDHHDASERPAMYPASLKIGLRNHIRTVCTTPHCADSFVIYLSSPTRSDGASLLWDADNNGEYDETKVYTIREFLRDIQDCLARQVVVLVDQNYSGLLADSLKRSKRHANVLMFTSGQSQQLSMVGEFTHHWANYHHGHSCLSQAFKDSLDVIRFSTSRYEDNSNGTLKYNLFGAPCDAVPPYSSYELKSLYMGCQYVPTRLWLSRPGTQVDPPPRLLTGRRRR; translated from the exons ATGAAGTGCGCCGTCGTTCTCTTTTACGTTTATTCGCATTTGATTGGTGTGTCGTCCACTCCGGTTCCATCTGAAACCAAAAACAATGTCATTAATAGCAACAACAGTGTGTCAAACAACAATAACAGTGCGTTGATTACCGACAATTTGTCTAGTCTTCATCgttcacaacaacaacaaagcgaACAAGACAATTCAGAATGGGAAGTTCTATACGACAAGGAAATTGGTACGTGGTGTCAACCGTCTGATGACGATGTGCAAACCGTTGGCCAACCCATCACCTATTCGCCTTTGGAATTGGTCAATCGAGAATTGCAACGAATGAGCCCAGTGGTGAACACGGGACCGGCCGCTCCGATTCCCGATGCTTCGGTGTTGACACGATGGGTGGACGCGGCACTGCGAATCGTTCGCGGCCAGACTCTTCAATTCAATTGCAATTCAACAGATGCCATGTGTTCCCGACCAACAGAGGACCAacacgaagagaaagaagaagaacagcAAAGTACCATAGCCAATAGCCGGCCTGTGGCCAGCAATATGAACCTGTACGTGGCCACCGTCGATAAACAGCAGCAGAAATGGAATCATAAATTGGACGCCGTCTTACCTGACGGCGCCCTGACCAAAACAGGCGCTCACGACGCCTGGATCGTCCTCGACCCGACACCTCATCTCGCCTTTGGCCACACTCTCTACGTCTTTGTCGTCGATTACAACACTTCGGACGTCAATTGCATCGCCGCCGGTGGCATTCCATTAG ATGGCGATGAATGCATGAACCGAATTTTCAAGAACCGATGCGCCAACCGGATGATGGTGAGACGGGCGACTAATGCTGCTGCACCGACGACTAATTGGCGTCATCCGCACCGTTGCGACGTTGATTTCTTGCCGCTGGTCCATTTGCAAAATAAAGCGCCTTTGCAAAGCGAGCAACGTTTGGTGTGCACCAATCAAGTCAAAGGATTGGCGCCGTGCCCTCAACTCCGCTCGTGGAACGAAACATCCGAATTGATTTGCGATCCTTTGAGTACGAATCACAAGCGATGCGACAGTACGCAAGACGTGGTCAAGACCAGATGTCGTCTGTTTGAAACGTGCGATCAGGCGGTCCTCCTCTCTGGCGGATGGAATTGGCAATGGAGTGGGGAAAGAGAACTCGGCCGGCTCATGTCCGTGTACCGCATGTTGCGTCACAACGGGTTCGACAAGCAGAGCGTCAAAATCTTTTTCGCCAACGGCGCCAGAGCCAAAAAAGGAGCATCAGGAGCCGAACAACAGCCCAGCAAAGCAGCCGATCCGATTGCATCCGatccgttttcatttttctctccgAAAGTGTTGCCCAATCAAAAAACGGCTGATGTCAAACCAGTGAATCCGCATCGACATCACGATCATCACGATGCCAGCGAACGACCGGCCATGTATCCGGCCTCGTTGAAAATCGGATTACGCAATCACATCCGCACGGTGTGCACCACTCCGCACTGCGCCGATTCGTTCGTCATTTACCTGTCCAGTCCCACACGATCGGATGGTGCTTCCCTCTTGTGGGATGCCGATAATAACGGAGAg TATGATGAAACGAAAGTGTACACGATTCGAGAATTTCTGCGAGACATTCAAGATTGCTTGGCCCGCCAGGTGGTCGTTTTAGTGGATCAAAATTATTCGGGTTTATTGGCCGACAGTTTGAAACGATCCAAACGTCATGCCAATGTTTTGATGTTCACCAGCGGCCAATCGCAGCAGCTGTCGATGGTCGGCGAATTCACACACCATTGGGCTAATTATCATCACGGCCATTCTTGTCTCTCGCAAGCGTTCAAG GATTCTTTAGATGTCATTCGATTTTCTACAAGTCGATACGAGGACAACTCTAATGGAACATTGAAATACAATCTGTTCGGGGCGCCGTGCGACGCCGTTCCGCCCTATTCCAGCTACGAGCTGAAATCGCTTTACATGGGATGCCAGTACGTGCCAACACGACTGTGGCTCAGCCGGCCAGGAACTCAAGTCGATCCACCTCCACGGCTTTTAACTGgacgacgaagacgatga
- the LOC130690427 gene encoding adenosine 5'-monophosphoramidase HINT1-like: MFRAFFRSLEFSKSRFEVGSKWQHLSLVRCAVQNPSLRFSHNEVDLAKQAANKKVSEPTIFSKIIDGSIPAKIIYRDDMCLAFHDITPQAPVHFLVIPIKPITMLEKAEAEDQGLLGHLLLVAKKVAADLKLEKGYRLVINNGEEGSQSVYHLHVHILGGRQMGWPPG; encoded by the exons ATGTTTCGCGCGTTTTTTCGTTCACTGGAGTTCTCGAAGTCACGTTTTGAAGTCGGCTCAAAATGGCAACATTTATCACTG GTCCGATGCGCAGTTCAGAATCCTAGTCTTCGCTTTTCCCACAACGAAGTAGATTTAGCAAAACAGGCAGCCAATAAAAAAGTTTCAGAACCCACAATATTCAGCAAGATCATTGATGGCTCCATCCCTGCTAAAATCATCTACAGGGATGACATGTGCCTGGCATTCCACGACATCACCCCGCAAGCACCAGTTCACTTTCTTGTTATCCCCATAAAACCAATCACAATGCTGGAAAAGGCTGAAGCTGAAGATCAGGGG CTTTTGGGTCATCTATTACTGGTTGCTAAAAAAGTGGCAGCCGATCTGAAATTGGAGAAGGGCTACAGATTAG TGATCAACAATGGAGAAGAAGGTTCCCAATCAGTTTACCATCTGCACGTGCATATTTTGGGTGGCAGACAGATGGGTTGGCCTCCTGGCTGA